The proteins below come from a single Falco rusticolus isolate bFalRus1 chromosome 8, bFalRus1.pri, whole genome shotgun sequence genomic window:
- the ATOX1 gene encoding copper transport protein ATOX1, translated as MPKHEFFVDMTCEGCSNAVTRVLHRLGGVQFDIDLPNKKVCIDSEHNVDTLLETLKKTGKNASYLGEKSAQ; from the exons ATGCCG AAACACGAGTTCTTTGTCGACATGACCTGTGAAGGCTGCTCCAATGCGGTCACCCGTGTCTTGCACAGGCTGGGAG GTGTCCAGTTTGATATTGACCTGCCCAACAAGAAGGTGTGCATCGACTCAGAGCACAACGTTGACACCCTATTGGAAACCCTGAAGAAGACTGGAAAGAATGCTTCCTATCTGGGGGAGAAGTCCGCACAGTAG